TCATCATGTCGCCCTGTTTTAATTTCCAATAAACGGACCGGGAGGGATCGAGTTCAAAATGAAGCGTGTAAGCAATTTCCTTGATGAGGTTAACTTTGAAGGCGACTTCCATTTCTTTGTCATCCACCCATTCCACTTTGGCGGATTTTACTTCGGGAAGAAATTGCGGATACGACTCAAAATCGACAATGCAATGATAGACAACGTCAATGGGGGCCTGAATAAGGATCGATTGTGAAACCATTAGGGAACCTCCGAAAACCACCCATCTGCGTCGTTGCCCGCAAGCCCGCAATCCTCACGTACTTCCATGTACGCTCCGGTTGCGGGCCTGCGGGCGCCTAGCATCTGGGCAGTTTTGAGAGGTTTCCGATTATCATCGTTTCTGGATGTGCCCATTAGAATGAAGGCTTCTTGGTTTTAAAGTTATGGCTCGCTTCCAGATAACGAATTGTGCCTGTTGACGAGCGCATAACAATGGAATGCGTCGCGGCACCGCCCGGGAAGAAGCGAACGCCTTTTAAAAAATCACCATTGGTGACACCGGTTGCCGCGAACATCACATCACCGCGCGCTAGTTCTTCGATCCG
This DNA window, taken from Deltaproteobacteria bacterium, encodes the following:
- a CDS encoding SRPBCC family protein — translated: MVSQSILIQAPIDVVYHCIVDFESYPQFLPEVKSAKVEWVDDKEMEVAFKVNLIKEIAYTLHFELDPSRSVYWKLKQGDMMKANSGSWELKAKGDNTTHATYAIDIRFGLWVPNMITQTLTEKSLPQTLKRFKKRAEQLKFKNQKAKIKIKD